The following coding sequences lie in one Mercenaria mercenaria strain notata chromosome 5, MADL_Memer_1, whole genome shotgun sequence genomic window:
- the LOC123558951 gene encoding zinc finger protein 648-like: protein MPKTFLIRKKQGLKNVWNEIESGVTGQIDSRRLDDNSKTDFVETLKFPIPEVPSPIAADSAERGQISSEPASRDHLRSAFEYWPIVKQRMLQSPPHNAFPQRSNFLPFGFKYCQSENNMNVDLNNNKDRLVASSPPFSPSTPSQVNAYISRNKALDIPASSSNFDSIFWPAHNIFSSFTGSGYTSDNSFHQRHVRPFHPYKIPTETSINWHFRCANKQDKMSPTLKTTPVSETKSKPQNVPRSPLITQSATPNIELINGGYGIKNPLLSPDCNVTKDAPTLGNSYRDTKFSCKICGKYFEFPKLLQRHLKSHTDVKRYLCTFCGKGFNDTFDLKRHTRTHTGVRPYKCEMCDKAFTQRCSLESHCRKIHNIEFRFGYKERRGKVYVCEDCGHVTEDPEEHFVHIKDSHPYNPTILRCYDKRHFKFNENNGKKIKHGSLSQS, encoded by the exons ATGccgaaaacatttttgataagaaaGAAACAAGGGTTGAAAAATGTTTGGAATGAGATAGAATCAGGAGTTACTGGACAGATAGACTCCAGGAGATTGGATGACAACTCTAAAACAG ATTTCGTAGAAACATTAAAGTTTCCAATTCCAGAAGTTCCATCTCCAATAGCAGCAGACAGTGCGGAGAGAGGACAAATATCTTCCGAACCTGCGTCACGTGACCATCTCCGATCTGCTTTTGAGTACTGGCCAATCGTGAAACAACGAATGCTACAGTCGCCACCCCATAACGCATTTCCGCAAAGATCTAACTTTTTGCCATTTGGTTTTAAATACTGTCAAAGTGAAAATAATATGAATGTTGATTTAAACAACAACAAGGACAGGCTTGTGGCATCATCACCGCCATTTTCACCGAGCACTCCAAGTCAGGTAAACGCTTACATTTCAAGAAATAAAGCGTTGGATATACCTGCAAGTTCATCAAATTTTGACTCTATTTTCTGGCCTGCTCATAACATTTTCAGCAGTTTTACAGGGTCTGGATATACATCTGACAATTCCTTTCATCAGAGACACGTAAGACCTTTCCATCCATACAAAATTCCAACAGAAACATCCATAAACTGGCATTTCAGATGTGCGAACAAGCAGGATAAGATGTCCCCAACACTGAAAACAACGCCTGTCTCAGAGACAAAAAGTAAACCACAAAATGTTCCGAGGTCTCCGCTTATT ACACAGTCGGCGACACCGAATATAGAGCTGATAAATGGAGGGTATGGTATAAAGAACCCGTTACTATCTCCAGATTGCAATGTTACCAAAGACGCGCCAACATTAG GCAATAGCTACAGAGATACAAAATTCAGTTGCAAAATTTGCGGCAAATATTTCGAGTTCCCGAAGTTACTACAGCGCCATCTGAAGTCTCATACAGACGTTAAACGATACCTGTGTACTTTCTGCGGTAAAGGTTTCAACGACACGTTTGATCTTAAACGTCACACAAGAACTCATACAG GTGTCCGTCCGTACAAGTGTGAAATGTGTGACAAGGCATTTACGCAACGTTGCTCATTAGAGTCTCACTGTCGAAAAATACACAACATTGAGTTCCGGTTTGGATACAAAGAAAGACGCGGGAAAGTGTACGTCTGCGAAGACTGTGGTCACGTGACTGAAGACCCGGAAGAACATTTTGTTCATATTAAAGACAGCCATCCTTACAATCCTACCATTCTGAGATGTTATGACaaaagacattttaaatttaacgaaaataatggaaagaaaataaaacacggCTCCCTTAGTCAATCCTGA